A window from Spiroplasma endosymbiont of Aspidapion aeneum encodes these proteins:
- a CDS encoding ATP-binding cassette domain-containing protein: MLKVNNLTKTYGSTNVLNGISFELDDNQVLGIIGAKGAGKTTLVKCILQIINQDSGSINILFKEQHNQLENIRKTFYIPRIFEYNIRLKPDDFILYYASVKKDDKEIVLDNFKYYCNFFRVRLETINKKISDLTIGEQKIILLIMSLSLNVRLLIIEEPYENIDEKQTKIVSSILDTIKSLKISVIFTVRNENANKLQKFVDKLILIDKGKILKILDINKPK; encoded by the coding sequence ATGTTAAAAGTTAATAATTTAACAAAAACTTATGGTTCTACAAATGTATTGAATGGTATTTCTTTTGAATTAGATGATAATCAAGTTTTGGGAATTATTGGCGCAAAGGGTGCTGGAAAAACTACGCTTGTTAAATGTATTCTACAAATTATTAATCAAGATTCTGGTTCTATAAATATTTTATTCAAAGAACAGCATAATCAATTGGAAAATATAAGAAAAACATTCTATATTCCTCGTATTTTTGAATATAATATAAGGTTAAAACCCGACGATTTCATTTTATACTATGCCTCAGTTAAAAAAGATGATAAAGAAATAGTATTAGATAATTTTAAATACTATTGTAATTTTTTTCGTGTAAGATTAGAGACTATTAATAAAAAAATTAGTGACTTAACAATAGGAGAACAAAAAATAATTTTATTAATTATGTCATTAAGTTTGAATGTTAGGCTATTAATAATTGAGGAACCTTATGAAAACATTGATGAAAAGCAAACTAAAATAGTGTCGAGTATATTAGATACAATAAAATCTCTAAAAATTTCTGTTATTTTTACTGTTAGAAATGAAAATGCAAATAAGTTGCAAAAATTTGTTGATAAATTAATACTTATTGATAAAGGGAAAATTTTAAAAATTTTAGATATTAATAAACCTAAATAA
- a CDS encoding MurR/RpiR family transcriptional regulator, with product MEAKLIAKLKNIYYTSGNETFRGIAKYLLNNSKDSFNDFSIMKLSKKTFTSPATITRFCNELEYEGFKELHFLLKIKGGEYVQKDDCSSKTNMDIESSLFFKDNLISSLKKTFDNNINKLAIIKDKISSDKRIYFFGIGNNNFLMKTVVHTLIRLDFNVIYSSIIEQQSSYVENMKSDDFAIVISMSLSDPFFYELSKNLKIKKTPCYYITKNIKSELLAGIPNDNIFVVENKDNIVGAKFSSEIIIMFLLKLMVINLVNIDDIENTNKKFI from the coding sequence ATGGAAGCTAAACTCATTGCTAAATTAAAGAACATTTATTATACATCTGGTAACGAAACATTTAGAGGAATAGCTAAATACCTTCTTAATAACTCTAAAGATTCATTTAATGATTTTTCAATTATGAAATTATCTAAGAAGACATTTACATCTCCAGCAACAATAACAAGATTTTGTAACGAATTAGAATATGAAGGTTTTAAAGAACTACATTTTCTTTTAAAAATAAAAGGTGGCGAATATGTGCAAAAAGATGATTGTTCTTCAAAAACAAATATGGATATAGAATCATCACTATTTTTTAAAGATAATCTTATTAGTTCTCTTAAAAAAACTTTTGATAATAATATTAATAAATTAGCAATTATAAAAGATAAAATCTCAAGTGATAAAAGAATTTATTTTTTTGGAATAGGAAATAATAATTTTTTAATGAAAACAGTAGTTCACACACTAATAAGACTCGATTTTAATGTTATTTATTCTTCAATAATTGAACAACAATCATCTTATGTAGAAAATATGAAATCAGATGATTTTGCAATAGTTATTTCAATGTCGTTATCTGACCCCTTTTTTTATGAATTAAGCAAAAATTTAAAAATTAAAAAAACACCATGTTATTACATTACAAAAAATATAAAATCGGAATTACTAGCTGGCATTCCCAATGATAACATTTTTGTTGTTGAAAATAAAGATAACATAGTCGGTGCTAAATTCTCATCCGAAATTATAATTATGTTTCTCCTAAAATTAATGGTTATAAATTTAGTTAACATTGATGATATTGAGAATACAAATAAAAAATTTATTTAA
- a CDS encoding AAA domain-containing protein produces the protein MAKTIISEDKELILDFSYIQNVLFANNNTGLDLFTKKLKIKNVNNFNDFIIFLKNSIVEKGFICLLSDSKRKLKNNDKEVFDGIIRIVLNKSSQDKFQKDSYIGFFIDINPNRPSLIINNIFITKLKPKPQDFETTIGNCEIFTIRFGKEISDNEIIKRGIINSTNIMQINKIHTSFNENKEKWLKYIDFCQDQIDIRRRDAVPYLNLQKIKVLKIKTKFNKLDFKEYFISDISNDRYIYLKYNALNIVQETKIPYIDIYILSIDTLVKENQDLNFIKKGLELYLCPLNINKKYNNNFYAKTDISNYYDFEFEKISENIEKIKLDDLIHEYQGSGKFIEYWKSMDKIFLGDINKLNKYIETNKETMNELRIKRFVYECYENLDNNYESSKENILNQGYVIQMSIGEEVLINRYRNVLRQISEGKTKNPYLINYLFNTKLIELAQSEIDVNEEEIKFYFKLNDYQKKAVIQALNTKDIFVIQGPPGTGKTQVISEIAYQLAKRNCKILISSQNHEAINNVIERLPRSPDINKIRLSSQANPWDNNYTPENVVYNYYKSINSQILNDNFYSPDKINEINDLKNKISLLINVNKSVYDSDKEIISLDSNIEKISNEISNLNTKYSNSEKVLFNLNKDLFYIDRLALCIDEDDYNVAFDSSKRIDKQIADDIGIYIDSFLVKKLGYSDYDFDSIFKKMKTISNLINTRIPMIKEIKKLKEEIKDTQNNVDFKNLENLKSSLKNKLFIIEKFDIYNEFVNLYKMVINKLNIYKKSIDKQKNNIEKEDIFENIKSLEIEKNKLSIIRANKISNASMQLSELSSLAKEMKQKFNIDVDISNEKVNQFLDIKLKEVDSRLDQISKRKNILNPIYNLVNNYTKNIFGSDLDKDNISIKDCSKKLINETKKYSNLILDKLINIFAMTLTSTNLYRFDKINFQKDLCINNIDLRNDDIEYVIIDEASKATIIEILMPLVYGKVLILVGDYRQLPPILKLQKEDIEYVNKKTGKYYNFEEFYNTLDQSLFKEMVSANNGSITTILNKQYRCHSQIADIVNIFYDNQLITDPKLSDKKLHGLEIFNHKGDLIISRNSSVYWIDSTYDLGKEIAYERSEIFSTSLFNENEIAITVDMVKKINDNLGDKKTKYKPSLAIISFYGLHMQKLKSELNNIRLSNINLIISTVDDFQGKEADYVIVNIVRNPEKLSSTTGREFLKRYERINVAFSRAKELLVIIGSIRAVANVYVDLPLISNPNETRKKEVYTDIIAKISQSARIMTIEDIMEK, from the coding sequence ATGGCAAAAACAATTATTTCAGAAGATAAAGAACTAATATTAGATTTTTCATACATTCAAAATGTTCTATTTGCTAATAATAACACTGGTTTAGATTTATTTACAAAAAAATTAAAAATCAAAAATGTAAATAATTTTAATGACTTTATTATTTTTTTAAAGAATAGTATAGTAGAGAAAGGTTTTATTTGTCTTTTGAGTGACTCAAAAAGGAAATTAAAAAATAATGACAAAGAAGTTTTTGACGGAATAATAAGAATTGTACTAAACAAATCTAGTCAAGACAAATTTCAAAAAGATTCATATATAGGTTTTTTTATAGACATCAATCCTAATAGACCATCCTTGATTATTAATAATATTTTTATAACTAAATTGAAACCAAAACCACAAGATTTTGAAACTACTATAGGCAATTGTGAAATTTTTACAATTAGGTTTGGAAAAGAAATATCTGATAACGAAATTATCAAAAGAGGTATAATAAATTCTACAAACATTATGCAAATAAATAAGATTCATACTAGTTTTAATGAGAATAAGGAAAAATGATTAAAATATATAGATTTTTGTCAGGATCAAATTGATATACGCAGAAGAGATGCCGTTCCATATTTAAACTTGCAAAAAATTAAGGTATTAAAAATAAAAACCAAATTTAACAAGTTGGATTTTAAGGAGTATTTTATCTCCGATATATCAAATGATAGATATATTTATCTAAAATACAATGCCCTGAATATTGTTCAAGAAACTAAAATTCCATACATAGATATTTATATTTTAAGTATTGACACTCTTGTTAAAGAAAATCAAGATCTTAATTTTATTAAAAAAGGTCTTGAGTTGTATCTTTGTCCTTTGAATATTAATAAGAAATATAATAATAATTTTTATGCTAAAACAGATATATCAAATTATTATGATTTCGAATTTGAAAAAATTTCAGAGAATATTGAAAAAATAAAATTAGACGATTTGATACATGAATATCAAGGTTCTGGTAAATTTATTGAATATTGAAAATCAATGGATAAAATATTTTTAGGGGATATTAATAAATTAAATAAGTATATTGAAACAAATAAAGAAACAATGAATGAATTGCGAATAAAGAGATTTGTTTATGAATGTTATGAAAACTTAGATAATAATTATGAATCATCAAAGGAAAATATTCTGAACCAAGGGTATGTTATTCAAATGAGCATTGGGGAAGAAGTATTAATTAATAGATACAGAAATGTACTTCGACAAATTTCTGAAGGAAAAACCAAGAATCCTTATCTTATAAATTATTTGTTTAATACTAAATTAATTGAGTTAGCACAATCTGAAATCGATGTTAACGAAGAAGAAATAAAATTTTATTTTAAATTAAATGATTATCAAAAAAAAGCTGTTATACAAGCTTTAAATACTAAGGATATATTTGTTATACAAGGTCCGCCTGGAACTGGAAAAACACAAGTTATTTCTGAGATAGCATACCAATTGGCAAAAAGAAACTGTAAAATTTTGATTTCTAGTCAGAATCACGAAGCGATTAATAATGTTATTGAACGTCTTCCAAGGTCACCAGACATTAATAAAATTAGGTTGTCTTCACAAGCTAATCCTTGAGATAATAATTATACGCCTGAAAATGTTGTTTATAATTATTACAAGTCAATAAATAGTCAAATATTGAATGATAATTTTTATTCCCCGGATAAAATTAATGAAATAAATGATTTAAAGAATAAAATTTCTTTATTAATAAATGTGAATAAAAGTGTATACGATTCAGATAAAGAAATTATAAGCCTTGACTCTAATATAGAGAAAATAAGTAATGAAATATCTAATTTAAACACTAAATATTCTAACTCAGAAAAAGTTTTATTTAATTTAAATAAGGATTTGTTTTATATTGATAGATTAGCTTTATGTATTGATGAGGATGATTATAATGTTGCATTTGACAGTTCTAAAAGAATAGATAAGCAAATAGCAGACGATATTGGCATATACATTGATTCTTTTTTAGTAAAAAAATTGGGATACTCAGATTATGATTTTGACAGTATATTTAAAAAAATGAAAACCATTTCTAATTTAATAAATACAAGAATTCCAATGATTAAGGAAATTAAGAAGTTAAAAGAGGAAATTAAAGATACTCAGAATAATGTTGATTTTAAAAATCTAGAAAATCTTAAGTCATCATTAAAAAATAAGCTTTTTATTATAGAAAAATTTGATATATATAATGAATTTGTTAACTTGTATAAAATGGTAATTAATAAACTGAATATTTACAAAAAAAGCATTGATAAGCAAAAAAATAATATTGAAAAAGAGGATATTTTTGAAAATATCAAATCTTTAGAAATTGAAAAAAACAAACTTTCAATAATTAGAGCAAATAAAATCTCTAACGCAAGTATGCAATTATCAGAATTATCATCTTTGGCTAAGGAAATGAAACAAAAATTTAATATTGATGTTGATATTTCAAATGAAAAAGTAAATCAATTTTTGGATATTAAGTTAAAAGAAGTTGATAGCAGGCTAGATCAAATTTCTAAACGAAAAAATATTCTAAATCCTATATATAACCTTGTAAATAATTATACTAAAAATATATTTGGTAGCGATTTAGACAAAGATAATATTTCAATTAAAGATTGTTCAAAAAAACTTATAAATGAAACGAAAAAATACTCAAATTTAATATTAGATAAACTTATAAACATATTTGCAATGACACTTACTTCAACAAATTTATACCGTTTTGATAAAATAAATTTCCAAAAAGATCTTTGTATAAATAATATCGATTTGAGAAACGATGACATTGAATATGTTATTATAGATGAGGCGTCCAAGGCTACTATTATTGAAATCTTAATGCCATTAGTATATGGTAAAGTTTTAATACTTGTTGGTGATTATAGACAATTACCGCCAATATTAAAATTACAAAAAGAAGATATTGAATATGTGAATAAAAAAACTGGTAAATATTATAACTTTGAAGAATTCTATAATACTTTAGATCAGTCTTTATTTAAGGAAATGGTATCTGCAAATAACGGCTCAATAACAACAATTTTAAACAAGCAATATAGATGTCATTCACAAATTGCGGATATCGTTAATATATTTTATGATAATCAATTGATAACAGATCCCAAATTAAGTGATAAAAAATTACATGGATTAGAAATTTTTAACCATAAGGGTGATTTAATTATATCGAGAAATAGTTCTGTTTATTGAATTGATTCCACATATGATCTCGGAAAAGAAATTGCATATGAAAGAAGTGAAATATTTTCAACCAGTTTATTTAATGAAAATGAAATAGCAATCACAGTTGACATGGTAAAAAAAATAAATGACAATCTAGGTGATAAAAAGACAAAGTATAAGCCATCATTGGCAATTATTAGTTTTTATGGATTGCATATGCAAAAACTAAAGAGTGAACTTAATAATATTCGATTGAGTAATATAAATCTTATAATATCAACAGTTGATGATTTTCAAGGAAAGGAAGCTGATTATGTAATAGTTAATATTGTACGAAATCCTGAAAAATTATCTTCAACAACTGGCAGAGAATTTTTAAAAAGATATGAAAGGATTAATGTTGCATTTTCAAGAGCCAAAGAACTATTGGTTATTATCGGCTCAATAAGAGCTGTTGCCAATGTTTATGTCGATCTTCCGCTAATATCTAATCCTAATGAAACTAGAAAAAAAGAAGTTTATACTGATATAATTGCAAAGATAAGTCAGTCAGCAAGAATAATGACTATTGAAGACATAATGGAGAAATAA
- a CDS encoding 4Fe-4S single cluster domain-containing protein translates to MKINIAKFLTCSEIEGPGKRFVIWVQGCLIGCKGCQNKSMLDLSEKLFVEVRVLFNEIKKSKKKNKIIGVTILGGEPFLQPEGLYELVDLCSKENLDVICFTGYIYEKLKDEYENILNNIDILIDGPFILSKLDHKRRLIGSTNQRVINISAKYTNSSYFNEPHSKIEIQLFRDRVNLNGGGEEFQTLVNQLFLTNKD, encoded by the coding sequence ATGAAAATAAATATTGCAAAATTCTTGACTTGTTCTGAAATAGAGGGTCCTGGTAAAAGATTTGTCATTTGAGTGCAGGGATGTTTAATAGGATGCAAAGGGTGTCAAAATAAAAGTATGTTAGATTTGAGCGAAAAACTTTTTGTAGAAGTAAGGGTACTTTTTAATGAGATAAAAAAATCTAAGAAAAAAAACAAAATAATCGGAGTAACAATTTTGGGCGGCGAACCATTTCTTCAGCCTGAAGGCCTTTATGAATTGGTAGATTTATGTAGTAAAGAAAATCTTGATGTTATATGCTTTACAGGTTATATTTATGAAAAATTGAAGGATGAATATGAAAATATTTTAAATAATATAGATATTTTAATTGATGGGCCATTTATTTTAAGTAAACTTGACCATAAAAGAAGATTAATAGGAAGTACAAATCAAAGAGTAATTAATATTTCTGCTAAATATACAAATAGTTCATACTTTAACGAGCCACACTCTAAAATTGAAATTCAATTATTTAGAGATAGGGTGAATCTAAATGGTGGAGGAGAAGAGTTTCAAACCCTAGTTAATCAACTATTTCTTACAAATAAAGATTAA
- a CDS encoding BadF/BadG/BcrA/BcrD ATPase family protein, translating to MTIYIDGGATSTKVYYKKDGKIQILFHTNRMNITTNESQALKNIIDCFEQISNEISTNNNMYYLGISGFINYDVNKITGPLFKRFDFLNKNNIKIMIDVEMQLYLNIGDDFINENFVYIACGTGSNTIECYNKKWKTVGGWGYFFGDEGSAYDFSKEWIIMALKAFDKNRENKFTKSVCDFFNIKNPSQITELYKTPNMVKNYLADFCVYLVEENHKKYKEEIEIVMAKIATNMSTYLNGMIDFEKHKTVYLYGGLFKNKLYYDTLTKSLNADDKTTKFIKIT from the coding sequence ATGACTATATATATTGATGGTGGTGCAACAAGCACAAAAGTTTACTATAAAAAAGATGGCAAAATACAAATTCTTTTTCATACAAATAGAATGAATATAACAACAAATGAGTCACAAGCTCTTAAAAATATTATTGATTGCTTTGAACAAATTTCAAATGAAATTTCTACAAATAATAATATGTACTATCTTGGTATTTCGGGGTTTATTAATTATGATGTTAATAAGATAACAGGACCTTTATTTAAGCGTTTTGACTTTCTCAATAAAAATAATATAAAAATAATGATAGATGTTGAAATGCAACTATATTTAAATATAGGTGACGATTTTATTAATGAAAACTTTGTTTATATTGCTTGTGGAACAGGGTCAAACACGATAGAATGTTATAATAAAAAATGAAAAACAGTCGGAGGATGAGGTTATTTTTTTGGGGACGAAGGAAGTGCATATGATTTTTCAAAAGAGTGAATTATAATGGCATTGAAGGCCTTTGATAAAAATCGGGAAAACAAATTTACAAAATCAGTATGTGATTTTTTTAATATAAAAAACCCTAGCCAGATAACAGAGTTATACAAGACACCAAACATGGTTAAAAATTACTTAGCTGATTTTTGTGTTTATTTGGTAGAAGAAAATCACAAGAAATACAAAGAAGAAATTGAAATAGTTATGGCTAAGATAGCAACTAATATGTCAACATACTTAAATGGCATGATAGATTTTGAAAAGCACAAAACCGTTTATCTATATGGCGGTTTATTTAAAAATAAATTGTATTATGATACACTAACTAAAAGTCTTAATGCAGATGATAAAACAACAAAATTTATAAAAATAACATAA
- the tkt gene encoding transketolase, whose product MSTKDNINAIRFLGAAAINKANSGHPGIVLGAAPIAYTLYSKFLNADPTFTKWVNRDRFVLSAGHGSALLYSILHLYGYGMTIQDLKNFRQLESVTPGHPEYGLTYGVEATTGPLGQGVAMGVGMAIAECHLGSIYNKPDIKLIDHYTYVLCGDGDLQEGVCQEAIAFAGRNKLNKMILIHDSNDIQLDSEVKCSTVTDYQKLFSAYSWNTILVKDGENVEEIEKAIATAKKSKKPTYIEVKTIIGFGAPKQGTCAVHGEPLRDDLTKAKEKLGWKYNDFEIPEFIYNDFIKVKEKNIHNRELWDIQLAKYEKKYPELAKKLMMSIKSEYDINFKDFDELAPIKPEATRTSSGKIFSKLSELNSQIIGGSADLSVSTKIKGADGQFSLETPQGRNIMYGVREFGMGAINNGIALHGGLLPTASGFFIFSDYLKPSIRLAALMGLHVLYVFTHDSIAVGEDGPTHQPVEQLAMIRSIPNILLFRPCDFYETLSSYSIALKESQKPSVILATRQDLEQICTAENTLVNVNNGGYVLKEEKNAKITIIATGSEVSLAIKTKDILDKKGYLTRIVSMPCTQLFDAKTREYREQVLNLNTFIVSLEMGTTFGWDKYTNGGLSIGVDRFGLSAPAADIFKALGFFPEAIAEKILSRVKNN is encoded by the coding sequence ATGAGTACAAAAGATAATATTAATGCAATTAGATTTTTAGGTGCTGCTGCTATAAATAAAGCAAACTCTGGACACCCGGGTATCGTATTGGGTGCAGCACCAATTGCCTATACGCTGTATTCTAAATTTTTAAATGCTGACCCAACTTTTACAAAATGAGTTAATAGAGACAGGTTTGTATTAAGCGCTGGCCATGGTAGTGCATTGTTGTATTCTATCCTACATTTGTATGGGTATGGAATGACAATTCAAGATCTTAAAAATTTTAGACAGTTAGAGAGTGTGACACCGGGACACCCAGAATATGGATTAACATATGGTGTAGAAGCAACAACTGGTCCACTAGGTCAAGGAGTCGCAATGGGTGTTGGAATGGCAATAGCTGAATGTCATTTAGGAAGCATATACAATAAACCAGATATTAAATTAATAGATCATTATACATATGTGTTATGTGGTGATGGAGATTTACAAGAAGGTGTTTGTCAAGAGGCGATTGCTTTTGCTGGAAGAAATAAATTAAATAAGATGATTTTAATCCATGATTCTAATGATATTCAATTAGACTCTGAGGTAAAATGTTCAACAGTTACAGACTATCAAAAATTATTTTCTGCATATTCTTGAAACACCATTTTAGTTAAAGATGGTGAAAATGTTGAAGAAATAGAAAAGGCAATTGCAACCGCTAAAAAATCAAAAAAACCAACATATATAGAGGTTAAAACAATAATCGGATTCGGAGCTCCAAAACAAGGAACCTGTGCTGTTCACGGAGAGCCTCTAAGGGATGATTTAACTAAAGCGAAAGAAAAACTTGGATGAAAATACAATGATTTTGAAATTCCAGAATTTATTTATAATGATTTTATTAAAGTTAAAGAAAAAAATATCCATAACCGAGAATTGTGGGATATTCAACTAGCAAAATATGAAAAAAAATATCCAGAACTAGCTAAAAAGTTAATGATGTCAATAAAATCTGAATATGATATTAATTTTAAAGATTTTGATGAATTAGCGCCTATAAAACCAGAAGCAACAAGAACCAGTTCTGGAAAAATATTTTCTAAACTATCAGAATTAAATTCTCAAATTATTGGAGGAAGTGCTGACTTGAGCGTTTCCACTAAAATAAAGGGGGCTGACGGACAATTTAGTTTAGAAACACCACAAGGTAGAAACATTATGTATGGTGTAAGAGAATTTGGGATGGGTGCTATAAATAATGGAATTGCATTACACGGGGGCTTGCTACCTACAGCGTCCGGATTCTTTATATTTTCAGATTATTTAAAACCATCAATTAGATTAGCGGCCCTAATGGGGTTGCATGTTTTATATGTATTTACTCATGATTCAATTGCTGTAGGTGAGGATGGTCCAACCCATCAACCAGTAGAACAATTAGCGATGATTAGAAGTATACCAAATATTTTATTATTTAGACCCTGTGATTTTTATGAAACATTATCATCATATTCGATAGCGTTAAAGGAATCACAAAAGCCATCAGTTATACTTGCAACTAGACAAGATTTAGAACAAATTTGCACCGCTGAAAATACATTGGTTAATGTAAATAATGGTGGATATGTTTTAAAAGAAGAAAAAAATGCGAAGATCACAATAATAGCAACCGGAAGTGAAGTTTCATTAGCAATAAAGACAAAAGATATTCTAGATAAAAAAGGATATTTAACAAGAATTGTTTCTATGCCTTGTACACAACTATTTGATGCTAAAACAAGAGAGTACCGCGAACAAGTTCTAAATTTAAACACATTTATAGTGAGTTTAGAAATGGGAACTACTTTTGGCTGAGACAAATATACAAACGGAGGCTTGTCTATTGGGGTGGATAGATTTGGATTATCAGCACCAGCTGCTGACATATTTAAAGCTCTTGGCTTCTTCCCAGAAGCTATAGCTGAAAAAATATTAAGTAGAGTAAAGAATAACTAA
- a CDS encoding PTS lactose/cellobiose transporter subunit IIA yields the protein MNNKVSTTDISMELISYSGESKATALKAIKFAKKGDFVEANKLIASAKEMILNVHRIHAEIIQTEASGKEYDINTLFIHAQDHFMSALTVNELAETIVILFERLNEGGKK from the coding sequence ATGAATAATAAAGTTTCAACTACAGATATAAGTATGGAATTAATCTCATATTCTGGTGAATCAAAGGCAACGGCTCTAAAGGCTATTAAGTTTGCAAAAAAAGGTGATTTTGTAGAGGCAAATAAATTAATTGCCAGTGCTAAGGAGATGATATTGAATGTTCATAGAATCCATGCGGAAATAATACAAACTGAAGCAAGCGGTAAAGAGTATGATATAAATACATTATTTATTCACGCACAAGACCATTTCATGTCAGCTTTAACAGTCAATGAATTGGCCGAAACTATAGTAATATTATTTGAAAGACTTAATGAAGGAGGAAAAAAATAA
- a CDS encoding AAA family ATPase: MDTNRELSRISSLLGVSRVLIIEGNVNDLFYYENNFCNISSILEMIAEHSKFNHIYKFDLARGIEGNNLNDLHDLCNENKIEAKLNQLDNGNQSLLFKNNYQFFSILSKVMLNNKYKSLFIIDYSNFIFSEQNLEFEERKAMTDFYKILKESKFELSEVDSLTSAVVFITQKINQLPPSIYLDNPDVIVSSLTKPSRDERKNLLNTIKSRIKVTNINDDFDLIIDAFEGSTLKDIIKFSKFTSNYNKELSFQKKYSAFIFGEKTSPWEQLDYKKISSAKKYLKSRVIGQEEAISKVEKVLYKAFTGLTGIAYSSKRSKPKGTLFFVGPTGTGKTELAKAITTFLFNDESNLIRFDMSEYGQDNSDQKLIGAPPGYVGFEGGGQLTNAVKEKPFSVILFDEIEKASPTIFDKFLQILEDGRLTDNTGQTINFSETFIIFTSNIGASEVSPNNSNETVAKEFIQKVQNHFTHQLNRPELLGRFGNNIVPFNFIRDIKLKAEILEQKLRPIQLAIYDKYKAKLIIKIDNIFIATLLKGFDERRGGRDIVNSLETNFIDPLSEFIFINLNDIKPNCEIYPSIVDNSIIFKIV; encoded by the coding sequence ATGGATACAAACAGAGAACTTTCAAGAATAAGCTCACTTTTAGGAGTGAGCAGAGTTTTGATTATTGAAGGAAATGTAAACGATTTATTTTATTATGAGAATAATTTTTGTAATATCTCATCTATTTTAGAAATGATTGCTGAACATAGCAAATTTAATCACATATATAAATTTGATCTTGCAAGAGGAATTGAAGGAAACAACTTGAATGATTTACATGATTTGTGTAATGAAAATAAAATTGAAGCTAAATTGAATCAATTAGATAATGGAAATCAATCATTATTATTTAAGAATAATTATCAATTTTTTTCTATTTTGAGTAAGGTTATGCTTAATAATAAATATAAATCATTATTTATCATTGACTACTCTAATTTTATTTTTTCAGAACAGAATTTGGAATTTGAAGAACGAAAAGCTATGACAGATTTCTATAAGATATTAAAAGAATCTAAATTTGAACTTTCAGAAGTAGACTCATTAACAAGTGCAGTTGTTTTTATTACACAAAAAATAAATCAACTACCTCCAAGTATATATTTAGATAATCCAGATGTTATTGTATCATCTTTAACAAAACCTTCTCGTGATGAGAGAAAAAATTTGCTGAACACAATTAAATCAAGGATAAAGGTTACAAACATTAACGATGACTTTGATTTAATTATAGACGCATTCGAAGGGTCTACTTTAAAGGATATAATTAAATTTTCAAAGTTTACATCAAATTATAATAAGGAACTTAGTTTTCAAAAAAAATACAGCGCATTTATATTTGGAGAAAAAACATCGCCTTGAGAACAGCTAGATTATAAGAAAATATCTAGTGCAAAAAAATATTTAAAATCACGTGTTATTGGACAAGAAGAAGCAATAAGCAAAGTTGAGAAGGTTTTGTACAAAGCGTTTACTGGTTTAACTGGTATTGCATATTCCTCAAAAAGATCAAAACCAAAAGGAACATTATTTTTCGTTGGGCCAACCGGAACTGGGAAGACTGAATTAGCAAAGGCAATAACTACATTTTTATTCAATGATGAATCAAATCTAATTAGATTTGATATGTCAGAATATGGTCAAGATAACTCCGACCAGAAGCTGATTGGTGCTCCACCGGGATATGTAGGATTTGAGGGTGGTGGACAATTAACAAATGCTGTTAAAGAAAAACCTTTTTCTGTTATACTGTTTGATGAAATAGAAAAAGCTTCACCAACAATTTTTGATAAGTTTTTGCAAATCTTAGAAGATGGTAGATTAACTGATAATACTGGTCAAACTATAAATTTTTCAGAAACATTTATTATATTTACCTCAAATATCGGTGCTAGTGAAGTAAGTCCAAATAATAGTAATGAAACAGTTGCAAAAGAGTTTATTCAAAAAGTACAAAACCATTTTACTCACCAATTAAATAGGCCTGAATTATTAGGTCGATTTGGTAACAATATAGTACCATTTAATTTTATTAGAGATATAAAGTTAAAGGCTGAAATTTTAGAACAAAAATTAAGACCAATTCAATTAGCTATTTATGATAAATATAAAGCAAAACTAATAATTAAAATAGATAATATATTTATTGCCACATTATTAAAAGGCTTTGATGAAAGAAGAGGGGGAAGAGATATAGTTAATTCACTTGAAACTAATTTTATTGATCCGTTATCTGAATTTATTTTTATAAATCTTAATGATATAAAACCTAATTGTGAAATCTATCCATCAATAGTTGATAATAGTATAATCTTCAAAATAGTGTAA